The following proteins are co-located in the Nomia melanderi isolate GNS246 chromosome 1, iyNomMela1, whole genome shotgun sequence genome:
- the LOC116430050 gene encoding uncharacterized protein LOC116430050 isoform X6, whose amino-acid sequence MQENNVSLNTVSKQNTLISEKTQTANLNENQNNTSPQALVHGHCELPSLNTAIVKRKPLRSYQNRNRHSTNSIQTGSSSTLNRVNVTTNIGTPIQNANVSNVRASLPSFCNKSVSAVGQNVTPIPTQIHNSSNTIHTRPQTPALMQKNSLKPPQSKMEQTARLKQMQNDQRLQGNNVQRLSNTTSQLAQGTLNTQRQQGTMHTAHQRQQSSTQFQKQSTLTQQSSLTSPSQNVQSMDVESSESSAGLEQTNQQNVPSQTDSENSSSESIAYLQQVIDNPTNTIVQHQIQGNTAKMLVTFANGEQRLITFDIPNEDCTVQDLLEQANIIFCGSTQVSLVSDPTLGINYIVDTRPSATAAHDTTENDSSHDNSNVNLDNSHRYIIIKCFSSPDENSNPIQQHEEPIYFEGMLAVCSHCGISSIDFNRCLRCKRKLPKDVKSIPITMGIHEKKETILSVDTFYKKNNERNSSAKLEKLERDGSVYKRGRGRGRGASRPKPIHKEPECLTISSDEEEEGKSKTLEGSNNSTFSHIASNSFTEEMDTILEKEPVITNNSISSTSSDYSMESEDIKDNSVPSPHTSLVCRTVRIGSYKYIPRERVLISQNGVRFGVPLLEDDKTFVTLEVKLQDLVKVLIHFGKSMPVLFFYTSTNTGAMIRELLGMQDPKGPYYDPAGKDHTHKRITLLPEKLTEEAKVVLKNLFSRRRLLEELSSKEANDILVRASPKDSLQIQSLSKKDNPASSMNNSNINGGIQTLTVYPPPPAKGGIAINTEDYLCLGEDQFLNDVIIDFYLKYLTLEVLSESDQQRTHVFSSYFYKRLTSPHTQAAESNVPLSAAANRHARVQKWSKNVNIFEKDFVIIPINEHAHWFLAIICFPGLVGEVSANRTHSEENDVRKTVQRSKKLKEVKLQAVTIGSTTLAPVTATITIDQPDDGSERDEAEGDDEEMEMDSEEDEESETTEDKSHLPKIEQNVPQDKNTVKVPCILIFDSLAGASRARVVATLRDYLSCEYVAKMGSEKVFSKDTIKGASLKVPQQSNFTDCGLYVLQYVESFFKNPIKDYTLPIKTLKNWFQEITVTRKREELSKLLIALMNATKGDKNITIPVVNFPTQDGKLKNKAENHVDIKSIKSDVEDKKKSTVDGENRISNNMPNQTENNEPTNEILNRTTYQIIPYSPCTSSSSTESNSTEMLTDSKTSLPRSSSETMSYLKSKRIPRLMLKTENQDDPQAAKKHKGESFDSCK is encoded by the exons ATGCAGGAAAATAATGTTTCGCTAAATACAGTTTCAaaacaaaatacattaatatcAGAAAAAACTCAGACTgccaatttaaatgaaaatcaaaataatacttCCCCTCaa GCTCTTGTTCATGGACATTGCGAATTGCCATCATTAAATACTGCAATTGTAAAGAGGAAACCACTTAGGTCGTATCAAAATAGAAATCGTCATTCAACAAATAGTATACAAACTGGTTCCTCGTCTACTCTTAATAGGGTAAATGTAACAACTAATATTGGGACTCCAATACAAAACGCAAATGTGTCAAATGTCAGAGCATCTTTACCTTCATTCTGTAATAAATCAGTTAGTGCTGTTGGACAAAATGTGACCCCAATTCCAACACAAATACATAATTCTTCTAATACAATTCATACAAGACCCCAAACTCCTGCATTAATgcaaaaaaattctttaaaaccTCCACAATCTAAAATGGAGCAAACGGCAAGATTAAAGCAAATGCAGAATGATCAAAGATTACAAGGAAATAACGTGCAACGATTATCGAATACTACTTCACAATTAGCTCAAGGTACATTAAATACACAACGGCAACAAGGAACTATGCATACAGCACATCAAAGACAACAGTCATCAACGCAATTTCAAAAACAATCGACTTTAACACAACAATCATCTCTTACATCCCCTTCTCAAAACGTACAAAGTATGGATGTCGAATCATCAGAATCCTCGGCAGGTTTAGAACAAACGAATCAGCAAAATGTTCCATCACAAACTGATTCGGAAAATAGCTCATCTGAAAGTATCGCCTATCTTCAACAAGTTATCGATAATCCGACAAATACCATAGTTCAACATCAAATACAAGGCAACACTGCAAAAATGTTAGTGACTTTTGCCAATGGTGAACAGAGATTAATTACGTTTGATATACCAAATGAGGATTGTACGGTTCAAGACTTATTGGAGCAG GCAAATATCATATTCTGTGGATCAACACAGGTTTCTTTAGTTTCTGATCCTACTTTgggtataaattatattgtggATACAAGGCCCTCTGCAACTGCTGCACATGACACAACTGAAAATGATAGCTCACACGATAACTCAAATGTTAATTTAGATAATTCCCACAG gtacattattattaaatgtttcagtTCACCAGACGAGAATAGCAACCCTATTCAACAACACGAG GAGCCTATATACTTTGAGGGAATGCTTGCTGTCTGTTCACACTGTGGCATCAGTTCAATCGACTTCAACCGGTGTTTACGGTGTAAAAGAAAATTACCCAAGGATGTGAAGTCTATACCTATAACAATGGGTATACATGAAAAGAAGGAGACCATACTATCTGTTGAT acgttttataaaaaaaacaatgaaagaaaCTCATCAGcaaaattggaaaaattggaACGGGACGGGTCTGTCTATAAACGTGGAAGGGGAAGAGGAAGAGGTGCTTCAAGACCAAAGCCTATTCATAAAGAGCCAG AATGTTTAACAATTTCATCGGATGAAGAAGAGGAAGGCAAATCTAAGACATTGGAGGGCTCTAATAACAGTACATTTTCACATATTGCAAGTAATAGTTTTACTGAAGAAATGGACACCATTCTTGAAAAGGAACCAGTAATTACAAACAATTCTATTTCTAGCACAAGTTCTGATTATTCTATGGAGAGTGAAGATATAAAAG ATAATTCTGTTCCATCACCTCATACTTCTTTGGTGTGTCGGACAGTAAGGATAggatcttataaatatattcctCGGGAAAGGGTATTAATCTCCCAAAATGGAGTAAGATTTGGGGTTCCTTTGTTGGAGGAtg ATAAAACCTTTGTAACGTTAGAAGTTAAATTACAAGATCTTGTCAAAGTACTAATTCATTTTGGAAAATCAATGCCAGTGCTTTTCTTTTATACCTCTACTAATACTGGAGCCATGATTCGTGAATTATTAGGGATGCAGGATCCCAAAGGACCATATTACGATCCTGCAGGAAAAG ATCACACTCATAAGCGGATAACTTTACTGCCTGAGAAATTAACTGAGGAAGCAAAAGTTGTGCTTAAAAATTTGTTCTCGCGGAGACGGTTATTAGAAGAGTTGAGTTCGAAAGAGGCAAATGATATTCTTGTCCGAGCATCACCAAAAGAT AGTTTACAAATTCAAAGTTTATCGAAGAAAGATAATCCAGCGTcttcaatgaataattctaaCATTAATGGCGGGATACAAAC ATTAACTGTATATCCTCCGCCACCTGCGAAGGGTGGGATAGCCATTAACACTGAAGATTATTTATGTCTTGGTGAAGACCAATTTTTAAACGATGTAATTATAgacttctatttaaaatacttaaCATTAGAAGTCTTGTCGGAAAGTGACCAGCAAAGAACACATGTATTTAGTTCATACTTTTATAAACGATTAACAAGTCCACATACACAGGCTGCTGAGAGTAATGTTCCACTCTCAGCCGCTGCAAACAGACATGCAAGAGTACAAAAGTGGTCAAAAAACgtgaatatatttgaaaaggATTTTGTTATAATTCCTATAAACGAACA CGCCCACTGGTTTTTGGCTATTATTTGTTTTCCTGGATTGGTGGGTGAAGTGTCTGCAAATCGTACTCATTCCGAGGAGAATGATGTCCGTAAGACTGTACAAAGAAGTAAAAAACTGAAAGAGGTGAAACTTCAAGCTGTTACGATTGGAAGCACCACTTTGGCACCTGTCACGGCTACTATAACTATAGATCAACCTGACGATGGTTCGGAGAGGGATGAAGCAGAAGGCGATGATGAAGAAATGGAAATGGATAGCGAGGAAGAT GAGGAGTCTGAAACTACAGAAGATAAAAGCCACCTACCAAAAATAGAGCAGAATGTGCCACAAGATAAGAATACTGTTAAAGT ACCGtgcatattaatatttgattctcTTGCGGGAGCAAGTAGAGCACGAGTGGTAGCTACGTTAAGAGATTACTTGAGCTGCGAATATGTCGCAAAAATGGGAAGTGAAAAAGTATTTTCGAAGGATACTATTAAAGGGGCGTCGTTAAAAGTTCCTCAGCAATCAAATTTTACTGATTGCGGCTTATATGTATTACAATATGTGGAGAGCTTCTTTAAA AATCCCATAAAAGATTATACATTACCAATTAAGACATTGAAAAACTGGTTTCAAGAAATAACCGTGAcacgaaaaagagaagaattatcAAAGCTATTAATTGCATTAATGAATGCAACGAAAggagataaaaatattactattccTGTTGTAAACTTTCCTACGCAAGAtggtaaattgaaaaataaggcTGAAAACCACGTGGATATAAAGTCGATAAAGTCAGATGTAGAAGATAAAAAAAAGTCTACAGTAGATGGCGAGAATCGCATTAGTAACAATATGCCAaatcaaacagaaaataatgaaccaACTAACGAAATACTTAATAGGACTACTTATCAGATCATTCCTTATTCTCCATGTACAAGTTCCAGTTCGACTGAAAGTAATTCAACAGAGATGTTAACAGATTCAAAAACTTCTCTTCCGAG atcgTCAAGTGAAACAATGTCGTATCTAAAATCGAAGCGAATTCCCaggttaatgttaaaaacaGAGAATCAAGACGATCCCCAAGCGGCCAAAAAGCACAAAGGAGAGTCTTTTGATTCTTGTAAATAA
- the LOC116430050 gene encoding uncharacterized protein LOC116430050 isoform X3 gives MAQYYNFVTNASGTLTLEEVQRICSLEGQSVQLVVEDVNNGGNGSQQFLTCTTAPQNSGQAIFSQQINLGSQISATQLEQGQNLFIIKTNANDLNSSQSALKTTAVNSSTISGNIVNIVDNKGSKALVGSNNDGQQIQWIKMQENNVSLNTVSKQNTLISEKTQTANLNENQNNTSPQALVHGHCELPSLNTAIVKRKPLRSYQNRNRHSTNSIQTGSSSTLNRVNVTTNIGTPIQNANVSNVRASLPSFCNKSVSAVGQNVTPIPTQIHNSSNTIHTRPQTPALMQKNSLKPPQSKMEQTARLKQMQNDQRLQGNNVQRLSNTTSQLAQGTLNTQRQQGTMHTAHQRQQSSTQFQKQSTLTQQSSLTSPSQNVQSMDVESSESSAGLEQTNQQNVPSQTDSENSSSESIAYLQQVIDNPTNTIVQHQIQGNTAKMLVTFANGEQRLITFDIPNEDCTVQDLLEQANIIFCGSTQVSLVSDPTLGINYIVDTRPSATAAHDTTENDSSHDNSNVNLDNSHRYIIIKCFSSPDENSNPIQQHETFYKKNNERNSSAKLEKLERDGSVYKRGRGRGRGASRPKPIHKEPECLTISSDEEEEGKSKTLEGSNNSTFSHIASNSFTEEMDTILEKEPVITNNSISSTSSDYSMESEDIKDNSVPSPHTSLVCRTVRIGSYKYIPRERVLISQNGVRFGVPLLEDDKTFVTLEVKLQDLVKVLIHFGKSMPVLFFYTSTNTGAMIRELLGMQDPKGPYYDPAGKDHTHKRITLLPEKLTEEAKVVLKNLFSRRRLLEELSSKEANDILVRASPKDSLQIQSLSKKDNPASSMNNSNINGGIQTLTVYPPPPAKGGIAINTEDYLCLGEDQFLNDVIIDFYLKYLTLEVLSESDQQRTHVFSSYFYKRLTSPHTQAAESNVPLSAAANRHARVQKWSKNVNIFEKDFVIIPINEHAHWFLAIICFPGLVGEVSANRTHSEENDVRKTVQRSKKLKEVKLQAVTIGSTTLAPVTATITIDQPDDGSERDEAEGDDEEMEMDSEEDEESETTEDKSHLPKIEQNVPQDKNTVKVPCILIFDSLAGASRARVVATLRDYLSCEYVAKMGSEKVFSKDTIKGASLKVPQQSNFTDCGLYVLQYVESFFKNPIKDYTLPIKTLKNWFQEITVTRKREELSKLLIALMNATKGDKNITIPVVNFPTQDGKLKNKAENHVDIKSIKSDVEDKKKSTVDGENRISNNMPNQTENNEPTNEILNRTTYQIIPYSPCTSSSSTESNSTEMLTDSKTSLPRSSSETMSYLKSKRIPRLMLKTENQDDPQAAKKHKGESFDSCK, from the exons ATGgcacaatattataattttgtgacCAATGCCAGTGGTACATTAACGCTTGAAGAAGTACAGAGAATTTGTTCTCTAGAGGGGCAAAGTGTTCAATTAGTTGTTGAAGACGTAAATAATGGTGGTAATGGTTCTCAGCAATTTTTGACTTGCACCACTGCACCACAAAACAGCGGGCAAGCAATTTTTTCGCAGCAAATTAATTTAGGGAGTCAAATCTCTGCAACGCAATTGGAACAAGG ACAAAACCTTTTTATAATCAAAACAAATGCAAATGATTTAAATTCATCTCAAAGTGCTTTGAAAACTACAGCAGTGAATTCTAGTACTATTAGTgggaatattgtaaatattgtggATAATAAAG GTTCTAAGGCTTTAGTAGGTTCTAATAATGATGGACAACAAATACAATGGATAAAAATGCAGGAAAATAATGTTTCGCTAAATACAGTTTCAaaacaaaatacattaatatcAGAAAAAACTCAGACTgccaatttaaatgaaaatcaaaataatacttCCCCTCaa GCTCTTGTTCATGGACATTGCGAATTGCCATCATTAAATACTGCAATTGTAAAGAGGAAACCACTTAGGTCGTATCAAAATAGAAATCGTCATTCAACAAATAGTATACAAACTGGTTCCTCGTCTACTCTTAATAGGGTAAATGTAACAACTAATATTGGGACTCCAATACAAAACGCAAATGTGTCAAATGTCAGAGCATCTTTACCTTCATTCTGTAATAAATCAGTTAGTGCTGTTGGACAAAATGTGACCCCAATTCCAACACAAATACATAATTCTTCTAATACAATTCATACAAGACCCCAAACTCCTGCATTAATgcaaaaaaattctttaaaaccTCCACAATCTAAAATGGAGCAAACGGCAAGATTAAAGCAAATGCAGAATGATCAAAGATTACAAGGAAATAACGTGCAACGATTATCGAATACTACTTCACAATTAGCTCAAGGTACATTAAATACACAACGGCAACAAGGAACTATGCATACAGCACATCAAAGACAACAGTCATCAACGCAATTTCAAAAACAATCGACTTTAACACAACAATCATCTCTTACATCCCCTTCTCAAAACGTACAAAGTATGGATGTCGAATCATCAGAATCCTCGGCAGGTTTAGAACAAACGAATCAGCAAAATGTTCCATCACAAACTGATTCGGAAAATAGCTCATCTGAAAGTATCGCCTATCTTCAACAAGTTATCGATAATCCGACAAATACCATAGTTCAACATCAAATACAAGGCAACACTGCAAAAATGTTAGTGACTTTTGCCAATGGTGAACAGAGATTAATTACGTTTGATATACCAAATGAGGATTGTACGGTTCAAGACTTATTGGAGCAG GCAAATATCATATTCTGTGGATCAACACAGGTTTCTTTAGTTTCTGATCCTACTTTgggtataaattatattgtggATACAAGGCCCTCTGCAACTGCTGCACATGACACAACTGAAAATGATAGCTCACACGATAACTCAAATGTTAATTTAGATAATTCCCACAG gtacattattattaaatgtttcagtTCACCAGACGAGAATAGCAACCCTATTCAACAACACGAG acgttttataaaaaaaacaatgaaagaaaCTCATCAGcaaaattggaaaaattggaACGGGACGGGTCTGTCTATAAACGTGGAAGGGGAAGAGGAAGAGGTGCTTCAAGACCAAAGCCTATTCATAAAGAGCCAG AATGTTTAACAATTTCATCGGATGAAGAAGAGGAAGGCAAATCTAAGACATTGGAGGGCTCTAATAACAGTACATTTTCACATATTGCAAGTAATAGTTTTACTGAAGAAATGGACACCATTCTTGAAAAGGAACCAGTAATTACAAACAATTCTATTTCTAGCACAAGTTCTGATTATTCTATGGAGAGTGAAGATATAAAAG ATAATTCTGTTCCATCACCTCATACTTCTTTGGTGTGTCGGACAGTAAGGATAggatcttataaatatattcctCGGGAAAGGGTATTAATCTCCCAAAATGGAGTAAGATTTGGGGTTCCTTTGTTGGAGGAtg ATAAAACCTTTGTAACGTTAGAAGTTAAATTACAAGATCTTGTCAAAGTACTAATTCATTTTGGAAAATCAATGCCAGTGCTTTTCTTTTATACCTCTACTAATACTGGAGCCATGATTCGTGAATTATTAGGGATGCAGGATCCCAAAGGACCATATTACGATCCTGCAGGAAAAG ATCACACTCATAAGCGGATAACTTTACTGCCTGAGAAATTAACTGAGGAAGCAAAAGTTGTGCTTAAAAATTTGTTCTCGCGGAGACGGTTATTAGAAGAGTTGAGTTCGAAAGAGGCAAATGATATTCTTGTCCGAGCATCACCAAAAGAT AGTTTACAAATTCAAAGTTTATCGAAGAAAGATAATCCAGCGTcttcaatgaataattctaaCATTAATGGCGGGATACAAAC ATTAACTGTATATCCTCCGCCACCTGCGAAGGGTGGGATAGCCATTAACACTGAAGATTATTTATGTCTTGGTGAAGACCAATTTTTAAACGATGTAATTATAgacttctatttaaaatacttaaCATTAGAAGTCTTGTCGGAAAGTGACCAGCAAAGAACACATGTATTTAGTTCATACTTTTATAAACGATTAACAAGTCCACATACACAGGCTGCTGAGAGTAATGTTCCACTCTCAGCCGCTGCAAACAGACATGCAAGAGTACAAAAGTGGTCAAAAAACgtgaatatatttgaaaaggATTTTGTTATAATTCCTATAAACGAACA CGCCCACTGGTTTTTGGCTATTATTTGTTTTCCTGGATTGGTGGGTGAAGTGTCTGCAAATCGTACTCATTCCGAGGAGAATGATGTCCGTAAGACTGTACAAAGAAGTAAAAAACTGAAAGAGGTGAAACTTCAAGCTGTTACGATTGGAAGCACCACTTTGGCACCTGTCACGGCTACTATAACTATAGATCAACCTGACGATGGTTCGGAGAGGGATGAAGCAGAAGGCGATGATGAAGAAATGGAAATGGATAGCGAGGAAGAT GAGGAGTCTGAAACTACAGAAGATAAAAGCCACCTACCAAAAATAGAGCAGAATGTGCCACAAGATAAGAATACTGTTAAAGT ACCGtgcatattaatatttgattctcTTGCGGGAGCAAGTAGAGCACGAGTGGTAGCTACGTTAAGAGATTACTTGAGCTGCGAATATGTCGCAAAAATGGGAAGTGAAAAAGTATTTTCGAAGGATACTATTAAAGGGGCGTCGTTAAAAGTTCCTCAGCAATCAAATTTTACTGATTGCGGCTTATATGTATTACAATATGTGGAGAGCTTCTTTAAA AATCCCATAAAAGATTATACATTACCAATTAAGACATTGAAAAACTGGTTTCAAGAAATAACCGTGAcacgaaaaagagaagaattatcAAAGCTATTAATTGCATTAATGAATGCAACGAAAggagataaaaatattactattccTGTTGTAAACTTTCCTACGCAAGAtggtaaattgaaaaataaggcTGAAAACCACGTGGATATAAAGTCGATAAAGTCAGATGTAGAAGATAAAAAAAAGTCTACAGTAGATGGCGAGAATCGCATTAGTAACAATATGCCAaatcaaacagaaaataatgaaccaACTAACGAAATACTTAATAGGACTACTTATCAGATCATTCCTTATTCTCCATGTACAAGTTCCAGTTCGACTGAAAGTAATTCAACAGAGATGTTAACAGATTCAAAAACTTCTCTTCCGAG atcgTCAAGTGAAACAATGTCGTATCTAAAATCGAAGCGAATTCCCaggttaatgttaaaaacaGAGAATCAAGACGATCCCCAAGCGGCCAAAAAGCACAAAGGAGAGTCTTTTGATTCTTGTAAATAA